In Nostoc piscinale CENA21, the genomic stretch AGAGATAGCGGCCTGCAAGCACTGAGCCAACGAAAGACCTGCTAGGGGTGAACAGTCAACAGTCAACTAGCACTAGCAAATGGAAGACAGACAAATTTACGAACTTGTTAACACCGAAACAGAAGAGGTTGAAGCAGAGCAGTGGATGAGTATTTCTGATGCAAAGAGTCGCAATGACGAGCTAAGGGGAAACAACGAACCTTACCGATGGGTAAGGCAAGAACCGAGCGAATAGCAAAGACCTGCTAGGGGTAAACAGTGAACAGTCAACAGTCAACAGTTAACAGCATGAGCAAACCAACTCTCGTCCACATTCAAGAATCTGAATTTGAAATCGTTCTCAACGTAGACAGCATCAACTATGTCGGAAAAATGGGGACAAACGTATTCATTCACTTCAACGGCGAATGCGACAAATTAGCGTTACGGGGAAGTGCAGGAGAAGCAGTTTGGAAGCTGATACGCGGCTCCAGCGTAACCATTTACCAAGCACCACAAGACAACAAAAAACGCCGAAACCCTTACAGCAAAGGATTCCGGCGGACAACCTAACAACCTTTTTGGACTTGATAAGTAAATCTCAACCACTAGTATTCCCAAACAATTAACCAACAATGAGCGAACAAGACACCATTAACAAACCTTCAACAAACGGTAAAACCTCCCACATTGCACCGAGAAAAGGTAAACAAAGGCAGTGGAAGGATTTAACAGTTGACCCACTATCAGAGGGGTTTGATAGTCATATCGCCGAATATGTCGTTGGTAAAGCTCCAGTGACATGGGTAACTTTAGAAGCGGGACAATTATTCAGCCGTACCAAATCGGGTAAGAATCTTTACGTCAAGCTTAATGATGGTCGTGCTGTCAGCTTAGATACCCGTCAGCCAATCGAATTTAAACCGTCCATTCGCCAAACTACCCAGGTTTGTTGGTAACAAGCTTTAACTCAATCACAGCATCAAAAGGAGATTTTTAAGGGGCAACCGCATCTACCCTAAAGTGCGATCGCCCCAACTTCAGATGTCAAAACAAACATCCACCTGGAGAAATTATGGACTACTTACACAACGAAATCAACCGCGTCGGCTTCCCAGAAGGACAATTGTTAGGCAATGGTGCATCAGCCGAAGAATGCGCCGAAATTTCAGCAGCCTATCACCAAGGCAAACCAATGCCAGCGAGTGATAACCCCGTTATCAACCGGATAACAGAACGCTTAGTGAAAACCAGTGGTTACGGGCAGAACCAAGGAAGTGAACAGCATGGAAGCCAGCAGTCTGTCTCCTGAGTTCTACGAGATGCAAGCCGCACTTGCCGCCAACGAACTCGACTTTGAACTTCACCTCTCAGCCTGTGAAGCCGAAGCCAAAAGTGTAATCAACGGGAGTTTTGAGCCAATGCCACAAGCAGAAACTCAACCACAGCAATCAACCAACTCAGTTTATAACCTCAACGAAATTCTCGACGCATTCAGCTAACACCCAGCCCCTACTTTGGGGCTTTCCTCCATGAACAGTGAAAAACCAAGGTCTTATTTAAATGAAGCAATGCTGGCGCTGATGATCATGTTTTTGATGATTCCCTTTGCTGCACTAACCTTAAAAGCTGCTGTTGAAATAGTTAGGAGTGACCAATGTCCGATGACCAACAAAAAATAGTAGTTGAAATTCCCTCAGAGCGTGGTTACTCCCCAGTCCCCATTCCCCACTCTCAACCCAACAAACTGGAGGAATTTAAGCGGGGGTGGATAAACGCTGTTGCACTGCCCGACAACTTGAGTGATTTAATTTTTGATATCACCACATCAATTACCATCCCCGCCTTAATTAGCAGCTGCTGGTCAGTACTGCCACTACCAGGATTTATCAGAGTTGGTGGATTACTAGCTTTAGCAGTATCAGCTCTGGTGCTATGGCAGATGCTGTCCTTTGCAGAGATTCGGGGAATTTTGGTATTTCGGCTGATACTAGTCGCTGTTGGGGTAGTAGTGGGATTATGAGCGAACTGCACCCATCACAAGTACATTCGTACCTACAGCTTTACCAGCGTTCCAATTGGACATCATGGTGTGGTTTAATAACATCGATGCTAATTCTGTGTGCAGCGATCGACGCACAAAGACAGTCAAAGCCCTGGCTGATTGGTTGTGCGTCAGCTGCTTTAACTGTGGGCAGAAACCAACGCCAAACAGCCAAACAGTTGCAGCAGGCACTAGGAGATTTTGACCAAGCATCACGAGCTAATTTTCTGGGTTGGGTACGGACTAAAACTCAACCCACTGCACAGTTAGCGGTGACAATTGCCAATGATGCCGACTGGACACCTGCCAACCTGATTACAGATCCAGTGGAATACATCCAGAAAAAACAAAAACACGTTGCCTTAGTCGGGGGTACTGGTGATGGCAAGTCAACTTTCACCCAGTACCTGTCCTCCAAAATCGGTGGCAGGGTCGTAGTTTATGATTCTGATGCCAAACCGGATGATTGGAGTTGGCTAGATCAAAAAGATGTCATTGGGCGGAAGGGGAATTTTAAAGCCATTGATACCGCAATGGGCAACGACTTAACCACCTTAGAAGAATTAGTAGAGTTGCGTGGTGATGGGGGAGATAACGCGATTATTGGGCGCGATCGCTTTCTCATTGCTGAGGAATTTCCGCTGTTAGTAGATGAATGCGACAATGCAGCCCGATGGTTTAAGAAACACCTCAAGCGGGGACGGCGTTATAAGCAGTTCGTTTTGGCGATCGCCCAGAATGACACCGCCGAAAACTATGGCTTGCAAGGGGACAAGGAAACCTTGTACAGCTGCTGCTGTCTGGTGCGTTTGGGACAGTTCGCCCGTGACTATGCCCGAACAGTTCTCAAAAATCCACAACTTGAGCAGTGGTTGAAAGCTGGTGGTAAAAAGCGGTTCATGGTCGATGATGTCCCTTGCGAACTGGATTTGAGCAACTGGAGTATGGGCAGTGGTGCAGTGGCGCAAATCTCCGGCGGGAGTGTTGATGAGGTGCAATCACTAATGTCTTCCCTCAATGAATATGAGCAAATTATTGTGAATTGGGGACAAACCAATCCAGGAGTAGTTTTAAAAGCGCGAATACTTCAGCAAGCCAGCCCCCCTTTTAAAAAGATGCCGCCAGATGACATCAGAATTTTGTTTGCATCCCTAGCAGATCGGCTCATCGGTGAAGTGGTTGGTGATGGTGACAGGTTGGGCTGGAGGTGGTCACAGTAATGTCTACACCTTGTCTACAGTTCGTCAACACTTTATCTACACCGCATTTCAACCAATTTACTGTGCAATTCACCAATACTGCGACTATGCCAGTACCCAGCCAACAGTTCATTAGGTGTAGGTCAAAAATTCGTCTACAGCCTCTACAATTTTTCAGCCCCGAAAAATCGGCTGTAGACGCTGAAATCCCCACCAGAAAAGCACTGTAGCGATTGTAGACAAAATTTCGGGGATGCCAAAAAGTGCGAAATGATCGCGTTTTGATGCTACAGAATCGCGATCGCACTGGTGAAAGTTTTACGCCCACAGTTTAGCCCAAACAAATTAAGTAGAGATGAGTGAATGCCCAATTGGTTTAATTTGTGAAAACTTCGAGGAGGGCTGTCGCTACTACTGCGAATCATTAGCCCGTCCGTGGCCGCTGCCATTTTTTGATTGGTATTTCATCAATCCCAAATGGAGAAAAGAATGCGGTTTTGTAGTGCAATTGCCCGGCTATCAAGAAGCAGAGAATGAATGGGAGGAGACATTTGTAGACCGCCACAACGATTGGGTTAACAGCATCAGAGACGAGCTTTGGCTTGCGGGGTGGTGGAGAGCTATCGCTCTGCCTTACAAAGCACACCCTGATGGGGGACTAGAAGTAACTCAAGAATTGCTGCTTGACAATACAGTGACATTTTCTACCCCTTGGATTTCTAAAGGGGTTATTTACGCACCTCCACACTGGGAAGCATTCATTCCACCCGTGCCAGTAGATGGCTGGCCTCATGATAGTTGTTGGACTGAGTACATCGAAGCTGATGGATTTTACACAGATTGGGTCATCTATTGGCCTAGTGATTTTGAGGTTACCAGGGACTACGACTATGAATAATAGCAACGATGAGTTTCCTGACATAACTTTTGGTATCGAAGCTGTTTATGTTCCACGCGAAAAAATTTATTTGGAACTTTAAAGACCCTCGTATTCAGCATTTAAATAAATCCACCTTGTTTCCACCCGAAATGATGTGAAGAAAAATCGACAGTTTACAAGGTTACTATGATTGGTTCGATTTATTAATTGGTGATTTCAATAGATGCGAGTGCGAGGAGTGTTTGAAATCAAGTAATGAGCGCCTGGAAGCAATCAACGAATTAATTGCAGACTTTGATGAAGATAGAATTCCGTATTGGATTTTGCCATAATCATGGACATTGATAAACGAATCAGGGAAGCTAACGGACGGCTGAGAGCCAACAATTATGGTATTACCATTGAACAGCTAGGGGGACAGATTCATCTACGGGCAACACTTCCACCCAAACCAAACTCTGGTAAAACTGGCTGGCATCAACAAAGAATAAGCATTGCCCCTGCCAATGCAGATGGAGTTAAAATCGCCGAAAAAGAAGCCAAAATACTAAGAGTTCGACTAGCTACTAGAACATTTGATTGGGCTGATCACACAGCCTTTTCCGTTGGTGCAAATCAAAACATTGGTCAATTAATTGAAGACTTTAAAAAAGATTATTTTCAACGCCGTTCCGAAAATTTCAAATCACAATCAACATGGAAGATTGAATATGCCTCAGTTTTCAAAATACTAGATTCCAGCAGTCAGCTAACGGCTGAAATGTTGAAACAGGTCATCTTATCAACTCAACCGGACACAAGAACCCGTAAAAGATTCTGTCAAACCCTGGGGGCATTAGCTAAATTTGCCGGAATCGATTTTGACCCCAGCCCGTACGCAGGTAATTACAGCCCCAAAAGCAGACAACCGAGAGATTTACCAAATGACGAATTAATAGTTGAGTGGTATTACAAAATTCAGGACGTTAGGTGGCAATGGGTTTATGGCATTTTGGCGACTTATGGGTTGAGGAATCATGAGGTGTTCTTCCTTGACCTAAAGGCGTTGAGAGCCGGAAATCAGGTGTTAAGTGTACTTCAAGGTAAAACTGGTTATCGAAACATTTGGCCTTTTCACCCAGAATGGTTTGACCAGTTCGGATTGCAGAATGTCAAAATTCCTAACATCAACTGCGATCGCGCCAACTCAGACATCGGCGCAACCGTCAGCCAGAGACTGAGACGAAACGACGGCATTCCCTTTAAGGTCTATGATTTGCGCCATTGCTGGGCAGTCAGAACGCTTGAGTATGGCATTGATATTTCTCTGGCAGCGCAACAGATGGGGCATAGCCTAGCTGTACACAGCAACCTTTACCACACCTGGATACAGGCGAAGCACCACCAACGGGCGTTTGAGTTGGCCTTGAGTAAAACCGATAGACCAAAGCCACCAAAAATATAAGTTCATGATTGTTTACAAAAAAATAACCAGCAAGACCCTTGCTGGCTTTTTGTGCTATAAAAGTATACCAATCCTGTCTCTTAATCTATTGGTTGCGGGTTCAAATCCCTCGTCACCCACTGCTTTGAGAATTTTCGATACTTGCGTTTGACTAAAACGTGACTAAATCAAGAGAATATCCCGCCTCAAAACCCTTGCTTTTAAGTCGTCTTGTTTATTTTAATTCCCAGTTTCTCCGGTTCTTGAGCGACCATCCCCCGAAACCTCCGCAGTTCATCCCAAGCCCTGGTGCTGATGTCGAGTGTCTTGCTGTGCTGATTGGCGTGGTAGTGAGTATTTTTGTAGCCAATATATCGGGCGATCGCGCTTAATATAACCTCTCGCTCATCGGCTGAGTTGCCGTGTAACAAGCTATCTCCAGCGTCTAAGCGCCGAGCGTAATCCATGATTTGTGCTTCAAGTGCGATCGGGATTCTGACGGTTTTAGTTTTGCCGTGCTTCCAACTGCTACTTATCTCCCAAGTGGTTGTTCTGCGTCCGCCGTGTTCAGACATAAAAACCCTACATTGCCGTGTAACAAGCATATTGTAGGGTATTCATGAGTGCTTTATCGCTAAACTTCTGACTAGAGTGAATCCCCAGAGAGTTACTCACTGCGATCGCGTTCTTGCTCTTCTCCAGGAACAATATTTGTTAACTGGTTCCCGTTGACTCTAAAATCCCAGGTTTCGCCGTTAACACCTTGAGGATGAATGTAGAACAACCAACCGCCATCTCGATGTTCTGCCCTCAGTGAAAAATCAATAGCTTTACCTTGGTGAAGGTTAAAATACTGCTCTAATGTGTGTTGAGTCATATATGTTAGAGAAAATTCAGGAATTTTTAAAATACTGGGAGTCTTTACCCTCAAACGTTTATAACCTATTACGATGACTTGTATGGTTATCCTTGGGGACGACTACAGTTAGCAGGGATGTTGTGTTTAGGCTTTGCGTTTTACTTTGGTCTGATTAACCTAATTTTTCAGTTACCCTGAATCCCCAGAGGGTATCACTGGTCATTGCGGATTCTAAAATTCTGGTGCTTTTGCAAGAATCCCTGAAGATCCTTAATTTCAAATTTCAACTCTTTAAAGTAGTCCTCAGCCCTCTCGGCTTTATGGTCGATTCTTTCTTTGTTACCGTTAATAGCCAAAAGGGTCGCATCCTTGTAGTTGACATAATCCTGTAAGTGGATTTCAAACCTTTTCTCAATCGTGAAAATTTTCTCACTTAAAAGTTTGGTTTGATCCAACGCCTGAGAGTGAGAGTTTAAATCTTCTCTCAAATCTCGAACCTGATTAGTAATCGAATTAAATTTAGAAACGACTTTAACGGCTGTGCCTACCAACATCACAACGCTTACAGTTATCCCTAGAAAAATACTAGTTGATTCTAAAGTGACGTTCATGCCCTGCGGCTGAGGTGCGGCAGGATTAACTGCTATTACTAGTTTCATCGGGATTATTTATTAGTGGAATCTCTGGCGAGTTTATTTGAGCGTAAATAGCCTCAGCAATAGTTGAGAAGTTTAATAATAATTCTGAAGTAGTGGTGAATTTAATCATTCCTCCCGACTCATTATTAATAGTTGTGCCTTCTAGTGTCACCCAATCAATTCGCCAAAATATTTCTAAAACAAGTGTGTTTAAATCGCCTTCTGTAATGTCGCCTTGAATGCGCCAGATTCGGGGGATTTTTTGTATTTCTATGGTTTGAATTGTCATGGCTTTTTATAGAGCGAAAACCAACTACCAGAATCAATCGTAAAAGTAGCCCCATTATTTGTAGCTGTTGTAGTACGAATATCTATTGTGTCGTTGGCTGCAAGATTAAATAGAGTTACGGAGCCATGAACGGCTAAAGTAAAAGCGCCAGAGGTGGGCTGTATTGTGGTTCTGGCTATATCTTTAAAAAAAGAGCCGTTCTTATAAACAGAAAGTCTTAGCCTAGTTGTAGCCGTCCCATCTGTTGTGAAAGTTCCAGAAATGTAAGTTTCTAAACAGTAATCACCAGCGTATTCAGAAGGGATAACAGAATTACCAGTAGATATATTATGAATGTTTTGATTGTCTACTTCTTCTGAATTGAAAACAATTTTATTTACAGCACTAGTGCTAAGGCTTGAGGTGCTACTGGTTCTAATCGCTGATGCTTTTGGTAAATTATCAGCTACTAAATTACCGCCGACATGGAGATTTTTAGCAATACCAACGCCACCATCAAATCGAGTGCCTGTTGTTGTGTTTGTCGCTTGGGTGGTATCAGTAAATCTTTTTAATCCTCCAATCGATTCATCACCTGATAAATGTGCCA encodes the following:
- a CDS encoding type IV secretory system conjugative DNA transfer family protein: MSELHPSQVHSYLQLYQRSNWTSWCGLITSMLILCAAIDAQRQSKPWLIGCASAALTVGRNQRQTAKQLQQALGDFDQASRANFLGWVRTKTQPTAQLAVTIANDADWTPANLITDPVEYIQKKQKHVALVGGTGDGKSTFTQYLSSKIGGRVVVYDSDAKPDDWSWLDQKDVIGRKGNFKAIDTAMGNDLTTLEELVELRGDGGDNAIIGRDRFLIAEEFPLLVDECDNAARWFKKHLKRGRRYKQFVLAIAQNDTAENYGLQGDKETLYSCCCLVRLGQFARDYARTVLKNPQLEQWLKAGGKKRFMVDDVPCELDLSNWSMGSGAVAQISGGSVDEVQSLMSSLNEYEQIIVNWGQTNPGVVLKARILQQASPPFKKMPPDDIRILFASLADRLIGEVVGDGDRLGWRWSQ